The following are encoded together in the Triticum dicoccoides isolate Atlit2015 ecotype Zavitan chromosome 6B, WEW_v2.0, whole genome shotgun sequence genome:
- the LOC119324421 gene encoding AT-rich interactive domain-containing protein 5-like isoform X1, which translates to MSDGADSDRDLPRADGDDEPRHPDPRAAKEEEPPVADEFQDAPPSPETNSDGDGERSPDRAGLPNAGDRGETAPPDAGEEAVGVRVETNGEDAMSHDGDEGDGEDEDDDEDDDDEEDDEDEDDDSTPDASPRAEVKAEGDGSAGLAQCASQQPVEPDPFLEGHDSGTEEEQAAFMSELERFHREHSLEFKPPKFYGKGLNCLKLWRQVAHLGGHEQVTVCKLWRQVGETFRPPKTCTTVSWSFRIFYEKALLEYEKHKVRTGQLKISIPAIPQPGGTNREGVNASSSARIRRDAAARAMQGWHAHRLLANDMYGDHIFKDKDSIPLSSRDKNLKGFGVLKRKKASSPERAFKVSRTKVNKSQEDSMVIDVGEPADWVKINVRQTKECFEIYALVPGLLREEVHVQSDPAGRLVITGDPDQPDNPWGITAFKKVINLPLRIDPHQTSAVVTLHGQLFVRAPFGHPDMLSVSCAGFRRKNVAEVGFGLPN; encoded by the exons ATGAGCGACGGCGCCGATTCCGACCGCGACCTCCCGCGCGCCGACGGCGACGACGAGCCGCGCCACCCCGACCCGCGGGCCGCGAAGGAGGAGGAGCCGCCCGTGGCCGACGAGTTCCAGGACGCGCCCCCGTCCCCCGAAACGaacagcgacggcgacggcgagcgcTCCCCAGATCGGGCGGGGCTGCCCAATGCGGGGGACCGCGGGGAGACCGCGCCGCCCGACGCCGGGGAGGAGGCCGTGGGCGTGAGGGTGGAGACCAACGGCGAGGACGCCATGAGCCACGACGGCGATGAGGGGGACggcgaggacgaggacgacgacgaagatgatgacgacgaggaggatgacgaggacgaggacgacgacTCCACCCCTGATGCGTCGCCGAGGGCGGAGGTGAAGGCGGAGGGCGACGGGTCGGCCGGGTTGGCGCAGTGCGCCAGCCAGCAGCCGGTGGAGCCCGACCCTTTTCTCGAGGGTCACGACTCCGGGACGGAGGAGGAGCAGGCGGCGTTCATGTCTGAGCTGGAGCGCTTCCACAGGGAGCACAGCCTCGAGTTCAAGCCGCCCAAGTTTTACGGCAAGGGCCTCAACTGCCTCAA GTTGTGGAGGCAGGTCGCTCACCTGGGAGGCCATGAGCAG GTAACAGTTTGTAAACTATGGCGTCAAGTTGGAGAGACTTTCAGGCCACCAAA GACTTGCACTACGGTGTCTTGGTCATTTCGGATTTTCTACGAGAAG GCACTTCTTGAATATGAAAAACACAAAGTACGAACTGGCCAGCTTAAAATATCAATACCTGCTATACCACAACCTGGTGGTACAAACCGTGAG GGTGTAAATGCATCATCTTCTGCAAGAATTAGAAGGGATGCTGCAGCACGTGCTATGCAGGGTTGGCATGCGCACCGTCTCCTTGCCAATGACATGTATGGAGATCACATTTTTAAG GACAAAGACTCAATACCCCTTTCAAGTCGTGATAAGAATCTGAAAGGCTTTG GGGTACTCAAGAGGAAGAAAGCATCTAGTCCAGAGCGTGCTTTCAAGGTCTCCCGTACAAAAGTGAACAAGTCACA GGAAGATTCTATGGTCATTGATGTTGGAGAACCTGCCGATTGGGTGAAGATTAATGTTCGTCAAACT AAAGAATGCTTTGAGATATATGCGCTAGTTCCTGGGCTTCTAAGGGAAGAG GTGCATGTTCAGTCTGATCCTGCTGGACGTCTGGTTATAACTGGGGACCCTGACCAGCCTGATAACCCTTGGGGCATCactgcattcaagaag GTGATCAACTTGCCGTTAAGGATTGATCCGCATCAAACATCAGCAGTTGTCACGCTTCATGGCCAGCTATTTGTGCGTGCGCCATTTGGGCATCCGGACAT GCTTTCTGTTTCATGTGCAGGTTTTAGAAGAAAAAATGTTGCAGAAGTAGGATTTGGTTTGCCAAACTGA
- the LOC119324421 gene encoding AT-rich interactive domain-containing protein 5-like isoform X2, with the protein MSDGADSDRDLPRADGDDEPRHPDPRAAKEEEPPVADEFQDAPPSPETNSDGDGERSPDRAGLPNAGDRGETAPPDAGEEAVGVRVETNGEDAMSHDGDEGDGEDEDDDEDDDDEEDDEDEDDDSTPDASPRAEVKAEGDGSAGLAQCASQQPVEPDPFLEGHDSGTEEEQAAFMSELERFHREHSLEFKPPKFYGKGLNCLKLWRQVAHLGGHEQVTVCKLWRQVGETFRPPKTCTTVSWSFRIFYEKALLEYEKHKVRTGQLKISIPAIPQPGGTNREGVNASSSARIRRDAAARAMQGWHAHRLLANDMYGDHIFKDKDSIPLSSRDKNLKGFGVLKRKKASSPERAFKVSRTKVNKSQEDSMVIDVGEPADWVKINVRQTKECFEIYALVPGLLREEVHVQSDPAGRLVITGDPDQPDNPWGITAFKKVINLPLRIDPHQTSAVVTLHGQLFVRAPFGHPDMF; encoded by the exons ATGAGCGACGGCGCCGATTCCGACCGCGACCTCCCGCGCGCCGACGGCGACGACGAGCCGCGCCACCCCGACCCGCGGGCCGCGAAGGAGGAGGAGCCGCCCGTGGCCGACGAGTTCCAGGACGCGCCCCCGTCCCCCGAAACGaacagcgacggcgacggcgagcgcTCCCCAGATCGGGCGGGGCTGCCCAATGCGGGGGACCGCGGGGAGACCGCGCCGCCCGACGCCGGGGAGGAGGCCGTGGGCGTGAGGGTGGAGACCAACGGCGAGGACGCCATGAGCCACGACGGCGATGAGGGGGACggcgaggacgaggacgacgacgaagatgatgacgacgaggaggatgacgaggacgaggacgacgacTCCACCCCTGATGCGTCGCCGAGGGCGGAGGTGAAGGCGGAGGGCGACGGGTCGGCCGGGTTGGCGCAGTGCGCCAGCCAGCAGCCGGTGGAGCCCGACCCTTTTCTCGAGGGTCACGACTCCGGGACGGAGGAGGAGCAGGCGGCGTTCATGTCTGAGCTGGAGCGCTTCCACAGGGAGCACAGCCTCGAGTTCAAGCCGCCCAAGTTTTACGGCAAGGGCCTCAACTGCCTCAA GTTGTGGAGGCAGGTCGCTCACCTGGGAGGCCATGAGCAG GTAACAGTTTGTAAACTATGGCGTCAAGTTGGAGAGACTTTCAGGCCACCAAA GACTTGCACTACGGTGTCTTGGTCATTTCGGATTTTCTACGAGAAG GCACTTCTTGAATATGAAAAACACAAAGTACGAACTGGCCAGCTTAAAATATCAATACCTGCTATACCACAACCTGGTGGTACAAACCGTGAG GGTGTAAATGCATCATCTTCTGCAAGAATTAGAAGGGATGCTGCAGCACGTGCTATGCAGGGTTGGCATGCGCACCGTCTCCTTGCCAATGACATGTATGGAGATCACATTTTTAAG GACAAAGACTCAATACCCCTTTCAAGTCGTGATAAGAATCTGAAAGGCTTTG GGGTACTCAAGAGGAAGAAAGCATCTAGTCCAGAGCGTGCTTTCAAGGTCTCCCGTACAAAAGTGAACAAGTCACA GGAAGATTCTATGGTCATTGATGTTGGAGAACCTGCCGATTGGGTGAAGATTAATGTTCGTCAAACT AAAGAATGCTTTGAGATATATGCGCTAGTTCCTGGGCTTCTAAGGGAAGAG GTGCATGTTCAGTCTGATCCTGCTGGACGTCTGGTTATAACTGGGGACCCTGACCAGCCTGATAACCCTTGGGGCATCactgcattcaagaag GTGATCAACTTGCCGTTAAGGATTGATCCGCATCAAACATCAGCAGTTGTCACGCTTCATGGCCAGCTATTTGTGCGTGCGCCATTTGGGCATCCGGACAT GTTTTAG